From a single Miscanthus floridulus cultivar M001 chromosome 8, ASM1932011v1, whole genome shotgun sequence genomic region:
- the LOC136471500 gene encoding transcription factor bHLH162-like, whose protein sequence is MEMPPPPPPPFGGPAAPGGGKPDRKTVERNRRNQMNALYSRLDTLVRAGSSPSSAAAAVQRRPPAMTRPDRLEEAAAYIRQTTERVERLKERKRELMTSARAPSSQGSGSGSGSSSAAGAAEVEVQHLGSGLHAILVTGEPPSEGASFHRAVRAVEEAGGEVQNAHFSVVGARAIYTIHTLVADQGGIERVVQRLKAVLRGDA, encoded by the exons ATGGAgatgccgccgcctcctcctcctccttttggCGGCCCCGCCGCCCCCGGTGGAGGCAAGCCTGACAGGAAGACGGTGGAGCGCAACCGCCGGAATCAGATGAACGCCCTCTATTCCCGCCTCGACACACTCGTCCGTGCCGGCAGCTCGCCGTCGTCTGCAGCCGCA GCGGTGCAGCGTAGGCCACCGGCGATGACTCGGCCGGACAGGCTGGAGGAAGCGGCGGCCTACATCAGGCAGACGACGGAGAGAGTGGAGAGGCTCAAGGAGAGGAAGCGGGAGCTGATGACGTCCGCAAGGGCTCCGTCGTCCcagggctccggctccggctccggctcctcctctgccGCTGGGGCCGCGGAGGTGGAGGTGCAGCACCTCGGGTCCGGCCTGCACGCCATCCTCGTCACCGGCGAGCCACCGAGCGAGGGGGCGTCGTTCCACCGCGCGGTGCGCGCCGTGGAGGAGGCCGGTGGCGAGGTTCAGAACGCCCACTTCTCTGTTGTCGGCGCTAGGGCCATCTACACCATCCACACGCTG GTCGCAGATCAGGGTGGCATTGAGAGGGTGGTACAGAGGTTAAAGGCAGTACTGCGTGGAGACGCATGA